Below is a genomic region from Echinicola rosea.
TCCTGAACCAGCCCAATATTACCAAGATTGAAGAGGAAGATTTTACAGATATAAAGATTAAATCTCCAAAAGGTTTTCAAGTATTGGAAGAGACGATTTTTGTAAATGATCCTGATTGGAATTCCATAATCAAAACGGCAAAGACCACCTCAGGAAGGCTCAAACTACTCTATAAAAACACCTCTTTTGACTTTGTGCAGCCCTACCATGTCCTGTGGATGGTGAGAGATGGCTTTGTCCGGGTAGCTTTGACGGGCATTTCAGGGTTTGATTCCCCGGTGCTGCAGAATTCCTTGGCCGAAGGCCGTTATGTGTATGCTGGGCTAAAGGAGATCTTGTCGCTCTTCAAAGAGCAGTTTCACGATATGGCCCTTTACGAAAGGACCATTCAGGAGTTGGATCAAAGTATCCGGGCACTTGAAGGTGATTTTAACACGTTTGATCGGTACGGCTTTATCAAGGGCCATACCCAGCCCATGCTTGGGATTTGGAATGAGATCGTGGTTGATTGGGGACTGAAGTTCCCTTTTGATGAAGCCATCAGAAATGATGCTACTTCCCTATTTTCGGACCAGACGTTCAACATCAGTTATTTTTCATCGGAGAATTTTGAAGCATTGGACGATGAAAAAGTGGCGCTCGGCAAGCAGCTATTCAACGAAAAGGCATTTTCTCTCAATGGGGATATGAGCTGTGCCACCTGCCACCTTCCCGAGAGGAAGTTTACCGATGGACGGAAAACGTCTTTGGGGACCTCCCGAAACAGTCCTACATTGTTATATGCAGCACTCCAAAAGGGGTTTTTCTATGACAACCGATCTGGTAGTCTAGAGGGACAGATCGTGGATGTCACCACCAATGTAAATGAGTTCCATACCGACTTGGACCACCTTCAAGCGGTGGCCGCCCGAAACCCCTCCTATGTCGAGGCATTTCGGGCTTTATATGATCGTGAGGAAGTCCTGGAAGGAGACATTCGGAATGCCATTGCCACCTATATCAGGAGTTTGGTTCCGTTTGATTCGAAGTTTGATCGAAATATGAATGGCCTCGAACAAACGCTTACGGCCGATGAGCGCGAAGGTTTTAACCTCTTTATGGGAAAAGCCAAATGTGCTACTTGCCATTTTCCACCATTATTTAACGGAACAGTGCCGGTAGCCTACACGGAATCTGAAATGGAGCTCATCGGAGTTCCGGATGCCAACGACACCATCAATGCGACCATAGACGATGACTTGGGCAGGTATGATGTTTACCACACCGAAGAAAGGAAACATTTTTTCAAAACCCCCACTGTCCGAAATGCGGCACAAACAGCTCCATATATGCACAATGGCGTCTATGGTACCTTGGAGGAAGTAGTGGACTTTTATGACCGTGGAGGTGGCGCAGGTATTGGCATTGCACTGGAAAACCAAACCCTGCCCACAGATAAGTTGGAATTGACCGAAGCGGAGAAAGGTGCCTTGGTGGCTTTTATCGAGGCACTAAGTGATGGGGAAGCAAGCAGTCAAGATGATGCTGGTAAGCAAATGGCGGAAAGGTAATTAGTTGTTAGAGGTGTTTTATAGCAAATTTTTAATGACATTATTGAAGGCTTCTCGTAACCTCCGTATAATGGCTATAGAAATTTCTCGATCAACTGCATAAGCTTTCCAAGGTAATGGGCATCGGTTTCATCAAAATCGTTGAGCTGATCGCTGTCAATGTCGAGGACGAGGCTTACCTTTTCGTCTTTGAAGGCGGGAAGGACGATTTCGGATTTGGAGGCAGAGCTGCAAGCAATATGGCCTGGGAATGCTTCCACATCCGGAACCAGCTGCGTTTTCCCTTCTTTCCAAGCTGCTCCACAAACGCCTTTTCCAAATTGGATTCGGGTACAAGCGATCGGTCCCTGGAACGGTCCCAGCACCAGTTGGTCGTTTTTTACCAGGTAAAACCCAACCCAGAAGAAGTCAAAGGCCTCTTTGAGTGCAGCGCTGATATTGGCAAGATTGGCGGTCTGGTCAGGTTCACCAGTGGTGAGGGCTTCTATTTGCGGAAGCAGGGCTTGGTATTTATCTGCTTTGGTTGCGTTTTTAGGAAGGAATAGTGATTCAGCCATTGGTCGTATTTTTAGAAGTCGATTCGTTTTTCTCGAAAATTTCCAAGCAGTCGCCCATGATGTCATATTTTTCAGTGGCGATTTGTTTCAGCTTGGGTGCGGAAATTCCGCTTTTGAAGGTTTTATTGCCAGTAAACACCCGTGCTTCGTCCCAAAGTTCACTTTGGATAAATTTTTGTAACAAATAGCTCCCGCCCTCGATGATCACACTTTGTACTTTGCGATGGTGGAGATCGCTGAGGATGTCCTCTATGCCAAAATGTTCTTTTAGTTTTACATAAGCCAGGTTATTGACCGTCTCATCTTTGACCAGGTTATAACAAATTGTAGGAATGCTTTGATCAAACAAGTGGAGGTTCTTGTCGAGGGTAAGCTGCTTGTCCAGGACGATTCTTAAGGGCGGCTCGCCTTGCCAATCGCGTACATTGAGTTTGGGGTCGTCAAAGTGGGCTGTTTTAGTGCCCACCATAATGGCATCTTCCTCTGCTCGCCATTTGTGCACCATTTGTCTGCTATAGCTGTTGGAGATCCATTTGCTGTCATAGTTGGGACGAGCGATAAACCCGTCCAAGGTCTGGGCCCATTTAAGAATGACATACGGACGTTTTTTTTCAATGCTGGTAAAAAAGCGTTTGTTAAGTCGTCTGGCAGGCCTTTCCAAAATTCCCGTGAGCACTTCAATGCCCGTATCTTGCAGAATTTTAATGCCTTTTCCTCCTACCAGAGGGTTGCTGTCCACCGCCGCAATGACCACTTTTTTGACTTGCTTTTCGGCCAGTAGGATGGCACAAGGCGGGGTTTTCCCATAGTGCGCACACGGCTCCAATGTAACATAAACGGTCGCTTCTTTTAGCAATTTCTGCTCTTTTACACTGTTCACGGCGTTTGGTTCAGCATGGGGACCGCCATATTTCATGTGGTAACCTTCTCCAATGATAGTGTCTTCATGCACAATTACACAGCCGACCATGGGATTGGGACTTACATGTCCTCGGCCCAGTTCGGCTAGTTCCAGTGCACGCAGCATGTATTTTTCGTCTGTCGTCAGGGTCATTGGTAGGGTTATTCTTCGGGGTTTTGGGGGATTTGCAGGATGATGGGCTCCATTTGGGAAGTGCTGTCCAGTTTGGTGAATACCGTGGTCAGGCTGTCCAAATAGGGAGCTCTTGGTTCAATATACACTTGATATTCGCCTGCTTCCAATCCTATAAAAGTGAAATTGCCCAAGCTGTCGGTGAGGGTGGCTAAGGTGTCTTCGCCGAGAACAGCATATACGTATGGTTTGGCATCTAAAGGGCTCACTTCACCGGTAATTTTGGTATTGTTCGTTTTCTCAAAAACACGCATGAAAGGGGTAAAAAGGAAGCTGTTTTCATCACTTGGGTTGATGCCCACGGAGCGGCTCAGGTCAATGTCCATAATCAGATCATAGGACATTCCGCCTTCCAAAGGGTAATTGACTTCATGCTCATAAGCTTTGTCCTCTTGGTCTGCAAACTGGAGTGATCGTGCTTCGTTGTCCTGCACAAGATATTGCCCATCGCCAAAGACTAGTTTGACCTTGCTGATTTTTCCCAGTGGCAGTTCTCCCCTGCCCAAGATCAATCTGGAGTCATTTACCAGCGCGCTTACATTTACAATATTGCTGAGGGGTAGATAATCCAGGGGAATCCACTCTTGAGTGCCTGCACTGTTTCCGCTTTCGACGAATACCTCTACCCGTTGGATATCCAAGTACACCTGGTCCCAATCGCCGGGAGCATCCACCAGGTAGATGTTGACCAAAGCGTGGGTTTGGTTGGAAGCATCATCCAAACAGCTGAA
It encodes:
- a CDS encoding cytochrome-c peroxidase, yielding MRDILIQKACVFISLLVFSSCFFSCDEQTEHKTALSPVDQLAEQYLGHLNKSYLYLDSMVLETDRHQVESYFMQSRKHFKMAEPILAFMDSENYKFLNQPNITKIEEEDFTDIKIKSPKGFQVLEETIFVNDPDWNSIIKTAKTTSGRLKLLYKNTSFDFVQPYHVLWMVRDGFVRVALTGISGFDSPVLQNSLAEGRYVYAGLKEILSLFKEQFHDMALYERTIQELDQSIRALEGDFNTFDRYGFIKGHTQPMLGIWNEIVVDWGLKFPFDEAIRNDATSLFSDQTFNISYFSSENFEALDDEKVALGKQLFNEKAFSLNGDMSCATCHLPERKFTDGRKTSLGTSRNSPTLLYAALQKGFFYDNRSGSLEGQIVDVTTNVNEFHTDLDHLQAVAARNPSYVEAFRALYDREEVLEGDIRNAIATYIRSLVPFDSKFDRNMNGLEQTLTADEREGFNLFMGKAKCATCHFPPLFNGTVPVAYTESEMELIGVPDANDTINATIDDDLGRYDVYHTEERKHFFKTPTVRNAAQTAPYMHNGVYGTLEEVVDFYDRGGGAGIGIALENQTLPTDKLELTEAEKGALVAFIEALSDGEASSQDDAGKQMAER
- a CDS encoding DUF4382 domain-containing protein; translation: MHRLKRSFGLFLPILLLTFSCLDDASNQTHALVNIYLVDAPGDWDQVYLDIQRVEVFVESGNSAGTQEWIPLDYLPLSNIVNVSALVNDSRLILGRGELPLGKISKVKLVFGDGQYLVQDNEARSLQFADQEDKAYEHEVNYPLEGGMSYDLIMDIDLSRSVGINPSDENSFLFTPFMRVFEKTNNTKITGEVSPLDAKPYVYAVLGEDTLATLTDSLGNFTFIGLEAGEYQVYIEPRAPYLDSLTTVFTKLDSTSQMEPIILQIPQNPEE
- a CDS encoding GAF domain-containing protein; amino-acid sequence: MAESLFLPKNATKADKYQALLPQIEALTTGEPDQTANLANISAALKEAFDFFWVGFYLVKNDQLVLGPFQGPIACTRIQFGKGVCGAAWKEGKTQLVPDVEAFPGHIACSSASKSEIVLPAFKDEKVSLVLDIDSDQLNDFDETDAHYLGKLMQLIEKFL
- the ribD gene encoding bifunctional diaminohydroxyphosphoribosylaminopyrimidine deaminase/5-amino-6-(5-phosphoribosylamino)uracil reductase RibD, which gives rise to MTLTTDEKYMLRALELAELGRGHVSPNPMVGCVIVHEDTIIGEGYHMKYGGPHAEPNAVNSVKEQKLLKEATVYVTLEPCAHYGKTPPCAILLAEKQVKKVVIAAVDSNPLVGGKGIKILQDTGIEVLTGILERPARRLNKRFFTSIEKKRPYVILKWAQTLDGFIARPNYDSKWISNSYSRQMVHKWRAEEDAIMVGTKTAHFDDPKLNVRDWQGEPPLRIVLDKQLTLDKNLHLFDQSIPTICYNLVKDETVNNLAYVKLKEHFGIEDILSDLHHRKVQSVIIEGGSYLLQKFIQSELWDEARVFTGNKTFKSGISAPKLKQIATEKYDIMGDCLEIFEKNESTSKNTTNG